Proteins co-encoded in one Odontesthes bonariensis isolate fOdoBon6 chromosome 24, fOdoBon6.hap1, whole genome shotgun sequence genomic window:
- the plg gene encoding plasminogen — MDLFKAALFLGAFISTVGGTEVEGYSKTEGAWVIALNKRQYMVNTVAECAIKCNIEMSFVCKSFAYVEKDQECWTTASNSKTELVMRKSNSVLYEKNEYLLECVNGIGTDYRGTKTRTKTGKLCQRWEGKFPHRPNITPTSHPRADLDSNFCRNPDGDSQGPWCYTTDPNTRWEPCNVPSCTEDCIYCSGEDYRGKIFTTEKGFTCQRWDSQKPHNHGYNPSALPEKYLEENYCRNPDGDPKPWCFTTSPTKRWDFCSIPRCSSPPPTIVPELTCVSGEGQTYRGTIAVTETGKACQSWSAQTPHKHSRTPDNYPCKSLDENYCRNPDNERMPWCYTSDPETRWEYCRVPRCTDSPDPDEAVIPSEEEDCYEGSGSTYRGITSETISGKKCQMWSAMTPHKHNKTPQEFPTADLRRNLCRNPDGDRAPWCYTTDPKVRWEYCNLEKCSTKPSGGQPTTAPQATQTPSEADCKIGNGDTYRGPTSITVLGVTCQAWTAQSPHQHNSFTPQTHPTKGLESNNCRNPDNDVNGPWCYTTDRNKKWDYCQIPDCAGLNCGTPVVKPKRCFGRIVGGCVSNPHSWPWQISLRTSSGVHFCGGTLIDPQWVLTAAHCLERSKRPSAYQVVLGIQREAATEPSKQLMRLEKLVLGPNRADIALLKLERPALINDKVLPACLPEKDFIVPSRTECYVTGWGETQGTGGEGVLKETGFPVIENKVCNRPSYLNGRVKDHEMCAGNIEGGNDSCQGDSGGPLVCYAQNRFILQGVTSWGLGCANAMKPGVYARISKFVDWIEKTIKENHPPSNVTAVTT, encoded by the exons TTGGTGGTACTGAGGTGGAAGGCTACTCTAAAACTGAAGGGGCGTGGGTTATCGCCTTGAACAAAAGACAGTACATGGTAAACACTGTGGCTGAGTGCGCCATCAAATGCAACATTGAAATGTCCTTCGTTTGCAA GTCTTTCGCTTACGTGGAGAAGGACCAAGAGTGTTGGACGACGGCATCAAACTCAAAGACGGAGCTGGTGATGCGTAAAAGCAACTCGGTTTTATATGAAAAAAATG AGTATCTGTTGGAGTGTGTAAATGGAATAGGAACAGATTACAGAGGAACAAAGACGAGAACAAAGACTGGGAAGCTGTGTCAGAGATGGGAAGGGAAGTTCCCACACAGGCCAAA CATCACACCAACGAGCCACCCCCGGGCAGACCTGGACTCTAACTTCTGTAGAAACCCTGACGGGGACAGTCAGGGACCCTGGTGTTACACCACAGACCCCAACACCCGCTGGGAGCCCTGCAATGTGCCCAGCTGTACTG AGGACTGCATATATTGCAGTGGTGAAGACTACAGAGGGAAGATCTTCACCACTGAAAAGGGTTTCACCTGCCAACGCTGGGACTCCCAGAAACCTCACAACCACGGCTACAACCCCAGCGC CCTTCCAGAGAAGTATCTTGAGGAAAACTACTGCAGAAACCCAGATGGAGATCCCAAACCATGGTGCTTCACCACCAGCCCAACCAAACGATGGGACTTCTGTTCCATACCCCGCTGCT CATCTCCGCCGCCGACCATTGTCCCAGAGCTGACCTGTGTCAGCGGCGAGGGTCAAACGTACCGCGGCACGATTGCTGTAACCGAGACTGGCAAAGCTTGCCAGAGCTGGTCGGCTCAGACGCCACATAAACACAGCCGCACGCCAGACAACTACCCCTGCAA ATCTCTTGATGAGAACTACTGTCGTAACCCCGACAACGAGAGGATGCCCTGGTGTTACACCAGTGACCCTGAAACTCGGTGGGAGTACTGCAGGGTGCCACGTTGTACTGACTCTCCCGATCCAG ATGAAGCTGTGATTCCCTCTGAGGAAGAAGACTGCTATGAGGGGAGCGGCTCCACTTATCGGGGAATAACATCAGAGACCATCAGTGGGAAAAAATGCCAGATGTGGAGCGCCATGACTCCtcacaaacacaacaaaactcCGCAAGAGTTCCCCACAGC ggATCTCAGGAGGAACCTGTGCAGGAACCCTGACGGGGACCGAGCACCCTGGTGTTACACCACAGATCCCAAAGTCCGCTGGGAGTACTGCAACCTGGAGAAATGCTCCACCAAGCCCTCAGGAGGACAACCCACCACAGCGCCCCAGGCCACCCAGACCCCGTCGGAGGCGG ACTGCAAGATCGGGAACGGAGACACGTACCGAGGTCCGACCTCCATCACAGTGCTGGGTGTGACCTGCCAGGCGTGGACCGCTCAGAGCCCTCACCAACACAACAGCTTCACACCACAGACTCACCCCACCAAGGGTCTGGAGAGCAAT AACTGCAGAAACCCAGACAACGATGTGAACGGGCCGTGGTGCTACACTACTGACAGGAATAAGAAATGGGACTACTGCCAGATCCCCGACTGTG CTGGACTGAATTGTGGGACGCCGGTTGTCAAACCAAAGCGCTGTTTTGGTCGTATTGTCGGCGGTTGTGTGTCTAATCCTCACTCGTGGCCCTGGCAGATCAGCCTCCGGACCAG TTCTGGAGTCCATTTCTGTGGAGGAACTCTGATCGACCCTCAGTGGGTCCTCACTGCTGCACACTGCCTGGAGAG GTCCAAGCGGCCCTCGGCCTATCAGGTCGTCCTCGGTATCCAACGGGAGGCGGCCACCGAGCCGTCAAAGCAGTTGATGCGTTTGGAGAAACTGGTGCTGGGACCCAACAGAGCCGACATTGCTCTGCTCAAACTAGAGAG aCCTGCTCTAATAAACGACAAAGTGCTTCCAGCATGTCTCCCAGAGAAGGACTTCATCGTTCCCAGCAGAACAGAGTGTTATGTCACTGGATGGGGTGAGACTCAAG GTACGGGAGGTGAAGGCGTCTTGAAGGAAACTGGTTTCCCTGTGATTGAGAATAAGGTGTGCAATCGTCCGTCCTACCTAAACGGGCGAGTCAAAGATCACGAAATGTGTGCTGGAAACATCGAAGGAGGAAACGACAGCTGCCAG GGCGACAGCGGAGGCCCTCTGGTTTGTTATGCGCAGAACAGATTCATCTTACAGGGTGTGACATCATGGGGTTTGGGATGCGCCAACGCCATGAAACCTGGCGTCTACGCTCGCATCTCAAAGTTTGTCGATTGGattgagaaaaccatcaaagaaAATCATCCACCCTCAAACGTTACTGCTGTAACTACATAA